In Mustela lutreola isolate mMusLut2 chromosome 1, mMusLut2.pri, whole genome shotgun sequence, one genomic interval encodes:
- the LCORL gene encoding ligand-dependent nuclear receptor corepressor-like protein isoform X3: protein MKKMIRQFAIEYISKSGKIQENRNGSIGPSLICKSIQMNQAENSLQEEQEGPLDLTVNRMQEQNTQQGDGVLDLSTKKTSIKSEESSICDPSSENSMAGSTVDAKSEEATKMEKGKSALSKVLESLCIHHQQQVLAMLKFLVQEQNTASLCYCNTSYTVSSESQKPLIEDDLHGLFCSCEYRLAERGYLQNERQSPGFVPLPVCIKDLHCLSCQTVTIEHIKTVVNRGIAKSCNSHRCCSGLLPNIHSTKSTFHAPLSSREVCDVSVSLKDVCRSRSPSPPPLSPVQTEGFEKLKDAVLELSALENNRLEININQPPSLTPAEINSDKGDHEGKVHKTKKSSNSDYLLLEDSDNCTANHENDETTVIFQDLMDRINEKLKSIEATDVTNLIKLSSSDCNTDNDLKLRDLISSLLHNAKASDYSFMELLSQHDKKVENKIIQTRFRKRQETLFSMHSSPDSPMFRRQSLQIKRELASLDENFVRKKYTEKNSRKLTCNDEIFSTDKEEFYHCQGSLQNSKNRQDNNHTETSFSPDCALQSLKLPLHSLETNLAFDAFSESFKTTFPEKMSIRKSQEKSAGGKKLLQNHKENPNLENTQAPLKSDVSPLLSRTKRNIVPPGWYSIYVTNNYVFKKSPKAKKAAESTKKKDPMKTIQLESSHNIDLNKIAMNSNLQVVVERLEDTINMAQKSLNNHSLSEGCKASKKLIEVNGKDQTAGRNVTLTVSRMACKEQSLSKSVVAASNIKSNHIPTIDLNSKRLDNLEKTSVLDTSSLISNVQSVSTKYEAIESSPFSSYSSPIKLMFLSEVKSSEGVKYTLTSVGTSKSNIELSSEKYLTHHVIEKKTMTNKNVPNANFEKDSSNLNDSDTLQGELNKFNCAKETTESPAMFIDGMNSDKPQDEPKENLNNGIDSSFKRKPGRPKKIGPQVVKQIKRPIGRPPKPKTNQTDITICQNECSSAGKKSPESLLSEVGEGIYKKSITVTVIYGRSRRTRRHVSEGTVDISNVLSFSNNVADIPTESNSLRNIKEYKIDAGERRAVSSLTTESEVLGSGFEYVRPIKNKSVIPQPSKNIIRPTQKPFAIIRKPGRPAKVKISGISVTINRVSPQDREVSISSCLPPLEQENILERNLAEEKYDHQCNKMDTGHTKADTFKNGSKSMVATIPLRHSITDRKPSLHFLHPLASSSSLIYRNALFRKSYKLHLQKGKSQKEKPKQSRIKIASKGTPATRNSRNEKMCLEDNKVIPISEVSLDPIISSNPLLRWWAASTSNDSLIEELNNRFEQITNAWVQVSGDEAGNCAHKKREHIENDNFKIANPLETCLLELEVSPVKMLFRKKYDLNELCIWFMQTTETQSLSLVRKANARNPLEVINTRGIKLGTKYSNFNTSPFRKHFKKFALSSPSKSAGKLHILHKMVSSPLLNVKNNLTLARLKRTEFKRLQHERWKREGKLHNHGTIDWISKRKNLRFFCQNQFLSKTERGTKADIPLRGKNTIASQFILPPEIRDDSLQQKVAMSDLKTHASLENNFKSEAKENGTNCSQKDFEKGPRLGNVCPNNWKSKTLKDCRIFLRKINYLEHKNTFKLNTIIYSPESIDSGSNPQTHREESKRFTLRSHSARQNSFIKQCKEMENGKTNSPSIDKFPSQLDNSKLNKCVNYDKNPDSSDVLSKLNKRKRPPWKTTEMSTKRHKRQSCNSGQMANYYSKSQLASRPALSI from the exons ttcaaCTGTTGATGCAAAATCAGAGGAAGCTactaaaatggaaaaaggaaaatcagcATTAAGCAAAGTTTTGGAATCTTTGTGCATACATCACCAGCAACAAGTTTTGGCCATGTTGAAATTTCTAGTCCAAGAGCAGAATACTGCTTCTCTTTGCTATTGTAATACATCATATACTGTGTCTTCAGAATCTCAAAAGCCCCTAATTGAAGATGACTTACATGGTCTATTCTGTAGTTGTGAATATAGGCTGGCAGAAAGAGGGtatttacaaaatgaaagacaaagcCCTGGTTTTGTGCCTCTGCCAGTCTGTATTAAAGATTTACATTGTTTATCTTGCCAAACTGTAACTATTGAACACATTAAGACAGTAGTGAATAGAGGAATTGCAAAAAGTTGTAATTCTCACAGGTGCTGTTCTGGACTATTACCAAACATTCACTCTACAAAATCAACCTTTCATGCTCCTCTTTCATCAAGGGAAGTATGCGATGTTTCAGTCAGTCTTAAGGATGTTTGTAGATCTCGAAGTCCGTCACCTCCACCGTTATCGCCTGTACAGACTGAAGGATTTGAAAAATTGAAAGATGCCGTCCTAGAGCTTTCAGCCTTAGAAAATAACAGACTTGAAATAAACATTAACCAGCCTCCATCTCTCACACCAGCAGAAATAAACAGTGACAAGGGCGATCACGAAGGTAAAgtacataaaactaaaaaatccaGTAACTCCGATTATTTGCTCCTGGAAGACAGTGATAATTGTACTGCAAATCATGAAAATGATGAAACTACTGTAATATTTCAAGATTTAATGGATCgtattaatgaaaaattaaaatcaatagaAGCTACAGATGTGACAAACCTTATAAAATTATCTAGCAGTGATTGTAATACAGATAATGATTTAAAATTGAGGGATTTAATATCCTCACTCTTGCATAATGCCAAGGCCAGTGATTACAGTTTCATGGAACTGCTGAGTCAACATGataaaaaggtagaaaataaaattattcagacAAGATTTCGAAAGCGTCAAGAAACCTTATTTTCAATGCACAGCTCTCCTGATTCCCCCATGTTTAGAAGGCAGTCtttacaaataaaaagagaacttGCTAGTCTTGATGaaaattttgtaagaaaaaaatacacagaaaaaaattcaaggaagTTAACATGCAATGATGAGATATTTTCCACAGACAAAGAAGAATTCTATCATTGCCAAGGGTCTTTACAAAATTCTAAAAACCGGCAAGATAATAATCATACAGAAACATCATTTTCACCAGATTGTGCATTACAGTCATTAAAACTACCTCTTCATAGTTTAGAAACTAACTTGGCTTTTGATGCATTTTCCGAAAGCTTTAAAACAACTTTCCCTGAGAAAATGAGCATAAGAAAATCACAGGAGAAATCTGCAGGTGGAAAAAAACTTTTGCAAAATCACAAGGAGAACCCCAACCTGGAGAATACTCAAGCTCCTTTGAAAAGTGATGTTTCTCCACTTTTGAGCAGAACTAAACGAAATATTGTGCCCCCAGGGTGGTATTCTATATATGTAACAAATaattatgttttcaaaaaatCCCCTAAGGCCAAAAAAGCTGctgaatctacaaaaaaaaaagatcctatgAAAACGATTCAACTCGAAAGCTCACACAATATAGATCTAAACAAAATTGCAATGAATTCTAATTTACAAGTTGTTGTGGAGCGTTTGGAAGACACAATAAATATGGCCCAGAAGTCTTTGAATAATCACTCATTATCTGAAGGATGCAAGGCATCCAAGAAATTGATAGAAGTTAATGGTAAAGATCAAACTGCAGGTAGAAATGTGACTCTTACTGTAAGCAGAATGGCATGCAAAGAGCAGAGTTTGTCAAAATCTGTGGTAGCAGCCAGCAATATCAAAAGCAATCATATTCCTACAATAGATTTGAATAGCAAAAGACTTGATAATCTGGAAAAGACATCTGTTTTGGATACAAGTAGCTTGATTTCCAATGTTCAAAGTGTGTCAACAAAATATGAAGCCATTGAAAGCTCTCCTTTTTCCAGCTATTCTAGTCCTATCAAACTCATGTTTTTATCTGAGGTTAAAAGCAGTGAAGGAGTCAAATATACTTTAACTTCAGTTGGTACTTCCAAGTCAAATATTGAactttcttctgaaaaatatCTAACTCATcatgtaattgaaaaaaaaacaatgacaaataaGAATGTCCCAAATGCTAACTTTGAAAAGGATAGTTCTAATCTTAATGATAGTGACACTCTACAGGGAGAACTAAACAAATTTAATTGTGCAAAAGAAACTACGGAATCCCCTGCAATGTTCATAGATGGTATGAATAGTGATAAGCCACAAGATGAACCTAAGGAAAATCTAAACAATGGTATTGATTCATCTTTTAAACGGAAACCAGGTAGACCTAAAAAAATAGGTCCCCAGGTTGTGAAACAAATTAAGCGGCCAATTGGAAGACCACCAAAACCTAAAACTAATCAAACAGACATCACCATTTGCCAAAATGAGTGTTCTAGTGCTGGAAAGAAAAGTCCAGAGTCTCTCCTATCAGAAGTAGGAGAAGGTATTTATAAAAAGAGTATTACCGTAACTGTTATTTATGGAAGGTCAAGAAGAACTAGAAGGCATGTTTCTGAAGGAACGGTAGACATAAGCAATGTGTTATCTTTCAGCAATAATGTTGCTGATATTCCAACTGAAAGTAACAGTCTCCGAAAtattaaagaatacaaaattgaTGCAGGTGAAAGAAGGGCTGTTTCAAGTTTAACTACTGAAAGTGAGGTCTTGGGGTCTGGCTTTGAATATGTTAGGCCTATCAAGAACAAGTCTGTGATACCTCAACCTTCCAAGAACATTATTCGACCAACTCAGAAGCCTTTTGCTATAATTAGGAAGCCTGGTAGACCTGCAAAAGTGAAAATCTCTGGCATATCTGTGACTATTAATAGAGTTTCACCTCAGGATAGAGAAGTAAGTATTAGCAGCTGCTTACCTCCTTTAGAACAAGaaaatatattagaaagaaaTCTGGCTGAAGAAAAGTATGATCACCAATGCAATAAGATGGATACAGGGCACACCAAAGCTGACACATTTAAGAATGGATCAAAAAGTATGGTTGCTACTATACCTTTGAGACATTCTATTACAGATAGAAAACCATCCCTCCATTTCTTACATCCATTAGCATCTTCTAGCTCACTTATTTATAGAAATGCTCTGTTCCGTAAATCGTATAAACTCCATTTGCAGAAGGGTAAAAGTCAGAAGGAAAAACCTAAGCAGTCAAGGATAAAAATAGCTTCGAAAGGTACCCCAGCAACCAGAAATTCAAGGAATgaaaaaatgtgtttggaagATAACAAAGTAATACCCATTTCTGAAGTATCCTTGGACCCAATAATTTCATCAAATCCTTTGCTCAGGTGGTGGGCTGCTTCTACATCAAACGATTCCTTAATAGAGGAATTAAACAATAGATTTGAGCAAATAACAAATGCTTGGGTGCAAGTGAGTGGAGATGAAGCTGGAAATTGTGCtcataaaaagagagaacacattgAAAATGATAATTTCAAAATAGCAAACCCTTTGGAAACCTGTCTTTTAGAACTTGAAGTTTCACCTGTAAAAATGCTTTTTCGGAAAAAGTATGATTTGAATGAACTCTGTATCTGGTTTATGCAAACAACAGAAACACAGTCTCTTTCACTAGTTAGAAAAGCAAATGCTCGAAACCCTTTGGAAGTAATAAATACTAGAGGAATTAAGTTAGGGAccaaatattctaattttaataCCAGCCCCTTcagaaagcactttaaaaaatttgcaCTATCTTCTCCTTCAAAATCAGCAGGGAAGTTGCATATACTGCATAAAATGGTTAGCTCTCCActgttaaatgtgaaaaataatttaacGTTAGCTAGATTAAAAAGAACTGAATTTAAGAGGTTGCAACATGAAAGgtggaaaagagagggaaagctgCACAACCATGGAACAATTGATTGGATCTCTAAAAGGAAAAACTTAAGATTTTTCTGCCAGAACCAATTTTTAAGTAAGACTGAGAGGGGAACAAAAGCTGATATCCCACTCCGAGGAAAAAACACAATAGCTAGTCAGTTTATTTTGCCACCTGAGATCAGGGATGACTCTTTGCAACAGAAGGTGGCAATGTCTGACTTGAAAACACATGCTAGTTTAGAGAATAATTTTAAGTCAGAAGCAAAAGAGAATGGAACAAATTGCAGccaaaaagattttgaaaagggACCAAGACTAGGAAATGTGTGTCCAAATAATTGGAAGTCAAAAACCTTAAAAGATTGTAGAATATTTTTGAGGAAGATCAACTATCTTGAACACAAAAATACTTTTAAGCTAAATACAATCATTTACTCTCCTGAATCTATTGACAGTGGAAGTAATCCTCAGACTCACAGAGAAGAATCAAAGCGCTTTACCTTAAGATCCCATTCTGCTAGGCAAAATTCTTTTATAAAGCagtgtaaagaaatggaaaatggtaaAACAAATAGTCCTTCAATCGATAAATTTCCCAGCCAACTTGACaatagtaaattaaataaatgtgttaaCTATGACAAGAATCCTGATAGTTCTGATGTTCTtagcaaattgaacaaaagaaaaagaccacCATGGAAGACCACAGAAATGTCAACAAAAAGGCATAAACGACAGTCCTGCAACAGTGGACAAATGGCAAACTATTATTCAAAATCCCAACTAG CCTCCAGACCTGCTTTGTCTATCTGA